From one Clostridiales bacterium genomic stretch:
- a CDS encoding sugar transferase: MYNKVFKRLFDIIFSGIAIIILLPFFIIFTPIVAIFMKGNPFFVQERPGKNCKIFKIIKYRTMTNKKDKEGNPLPDIKRLTKFGYFMRKYSIDELPELFNVFKGDMSIVGPRPLAVKYLEYYTEEENKRHFIRPGLTGLAQINGRNNLNWEDRFKYDLEYVNNISFLLDVKIIIKTLLKVITKSNVSIRGTTEIIDFDEYRKKQREGNL; encoded by the coding sequence ATGTATAACAAAGTGTTTAAAAGGTTATTTGATATTATTTTTAGTGGAATTGCTATAATAATTTTGTTGCCTTTTTTTATAATTTTTACTCCAATTGTTGCAATTTTTATGAAAGGTAATCCATTTTTTGTTCAAGAAAGGCCCGGTAAAAATTGCAAAATATTTAAAATAATTAAATATAGAACCATGACTAATAAAAAAGACAAGGAAGGCAATCCATTGCCAGATATAAAACGACTTACGAAGTTTGGTTATTTTATGAGAAAATATTCAATAGATGAGCTTCCAGAGCTTTTTAATGTTTTTAAAGGAGATATGAGCATAGTAGGACCTAGACCATTGGCTGTTAAATATTTAGAATATTATACTGAAGAAGAAAATAAAAGACATTTTATAAGACCTGGTTTAACAGGACTTGCACAAATTAATGGTAGAAACAACTTAAATTGGGAAGATAGATTTAAATATGATTTAGAATATGTTAACAATATATCTTTTCTTTTGGATGTAAAAATAATTATTAAAACATTATTAAAAGTTATTACAAAATCTAATGTCTCAATTAGAGGCACGACTGAGATAATAGATTTTGACGAATATAGAAAAAAACAGAG